The Acanthochromis polyacanthus isolate Apoly-LR-REF ecotype Palm Island chromosome 2, KAUST_Apoly_ChrSc, whole genome shotgun sequence genome contains a region encoding:
- the LOC110961540 gene encoding uncharacterized protein LOC110961540, producing MITARQGLFESRIFFHGYSFVSSCYLHITPMDCHTILQVPHCAQDVGSHAASLLAYLNLQREQAHFCDCVLIQRESPAQLYPAHRCVLAASSPVLASILSSTGALVELQAPCLSDAVLTSLLDYIYTGALPFTHSQQQYYSLLNAACYLQMIELQEALRAWQQTEANAAENADASPGAETLPYRGIKKTSRTTMNIFSDLPPSPNSDAFKRLEETDTFSVKSATSSPERKAHEYSATAETFNETQTHSVSRDSRDEETVMSRNSSKHSSNKCGTSDANSLSTESNANAGDDRRAPCLTRQDLIRNITGIAERHDMSEVDKEVRKDPLHLTATKKPEIWQKSKEEDLVRAIEDRRSSSSSPNPSWGAVPVICHSGRAAVLQLAEMPAVPLYLPAAQAAGSSSRAPVSRSASTDNDSIVEGFSTKHESQHGTQTLDNKHDHHTVTHSQDYCDSSAQYAMQDFSYKSSAGRSDVLKEDYCSSNTDRFIIQTQEHIRKRLPHNTQHLRDDSVPQKMDRTKWLKSKSDLSIDGFPSKHKRLDCFEFYNVSLATATEELSQDLRAAVSLPVGHSDTQRDSDCTDLCAEGEAKEELCNSRTCSAEMDMHDSHCNLDANKINWYSNIYGVGKSTKDSSYSQNEHDSNYRHTAMQSRAHSADLCLPVSITPESSLDNVTGRRSPFECCSSVEPEQISGTETTELHLSFSAVGQSYHGHVHYHCLPQDNMHLSYGDSDQKHHSDPSGESSDDEVDTSATPGLSHLKQHFAKGATDQVLLLDISTKPAELLVSCKRRSDREERGVREKDTFETRIRNHDGVQRKETTPRDEMKKISARTESLDETKSWDGQANTDKRKSAGKDQSRPGAEVIQKTGIVIENQINTWTPCSAPTVSNSVQASMPSTSSVGIPATLSASVPSNISAHLSSPAHQPFQCSLCDRSFSQRGSLNRHVRSHLGVRPFPCPHCPMTFSRQYRVTEHMRVHQRCILGTDFQKPPASSVCDNEEKHQN from the exons ATGATTACAGCCAGACAAGGCTTGTTTGaaagtagaattttttttcatgggTATTCTTTTGTTTCATCTTGTTACCTGCACATAACTCCTATGGACTGCCACACTATTCTCCAGGTGCCACACTGTGCCCAAGACGTTGGCAGCCATGCAGCGTCACTGTTGGCTTATCTGAACCTCCAAAGAGAACAAGCTCACTTCTGTGACTGTGTGCTGATCCAGAGAGAGAGTCCAGCTCAGCTCTACCCTGCACACAG GTGTGTTCTGGCAGCTTCTAGTCCAGTGCTGGCATCTATTTTGTCTTCTACTGGTGCTCTGGTGGAACTTCAAGCTCCATGTCTGTCTGACGCTGTGTTGACGTCTCTTCTGGATTACATTTACACAGGAGCTTTGCCATTCACTCATAGCCAGCAACAGTACTACAGTCTGCTCAATGCCGCCTGCTACCTGCAGATGATTGAACTGCAGGAGGCTCTGAGGGCTTGGCAACAAACTGAGGCGAATGCTGCAGAAAATGCCGATGCTTCCCCTGGAGCTGAAACTCTGCCATACAGAGGGATTAAGAAAACTTCTAGGACAACTATGAACATATTCAGTGATCTGCCTCCATCACCCAATAGTGATGCCTTTAAAAGACTTGAGGAAACAGACACTTTCAGTGTAAAAAGTGCTACAAGTTCACCAGAAAGAAAAGCTCATGAGTATTCAGCAACTGCGGAAACATTTAATGAAACTCAGACGCATTCAGTCAGTCGAGATTCTAGAGACGAAGAAACAGTTATGAGTAGAAACAGCAGTAAACACAGTTCCAACAAGTGTGGCACATCAGATGCAAACAGTTTGAGCACTGAAAGCAATGCAAATGCAGGTGACGACAGACGAGCACCTTGTCTGACACGTCAGGATTTGATTCGAAATATCACTGGCATTGCTGAAAGGCATGACATGTCTGAAGTGGACAAAGAGGTCCGAAAGGATCCGTTACATTTGACTGCCACTAAAAAGCCAGAGATCTGGCAGAAGAGCAAAGAAGAGGATCTAGTGAGAGCAATCGAGGACAGGAGGAGTTCCTCCTCATCACCAAATCCAAGTTGGGGGGCAGTCCCTGTCATCTGTCATAGCGGTAGAGCGGCTGTCCTCCAGCTGGCAGAAATGCCTGCAGTGCCTCTTTACCTTCCAGCAGCACAGGCTGCAGGCAGCTCCAGCAGGGCTCCTGTCTCACGGTCAGCAAGCACAGACAATGACAGCATTGTAGAGGGTTTTTCCACTAAACATGAAAGTCAGCATGGAACACAGACTCTGGACAACAAACATGATCACcacactgtcacacacagtCAAGATTACTGTGACAGTTCAGCTCAGTATGCTATGCAGGATTTTAGTTACAAATCCAGCGCAGGTAGATCTGATGTGTTGAAAGAGGATTACTGCAGCAGCAATACTGATCGTTTTATAATACAGACTCAAGAACATATAAGAAAACGATTGCCCCACAATACACAACATCTGAGGGATGATTCAGTGCCACAGAAGATGGACAGGACCAAGTGGTTAAAGTCGAAAAGTGATCTCAGTATTGATGGTTTCCCCTCCAAACATAAGCGGCTGGATTGTTTTGAGTTCTACAATGTGTCCTTGGCAACTGCAACAGAGGAGCTCTCACAAGATCTGAGAGCTGCAGTTTCACTTCCTGTAggacactcagacacacagaggGACTCTGACTGTACAGATTTGTGTGCCGAGGGAGAAGCGAAAGAGGAACTCTGTAACTCTAGAACGTGTTCAGCTGAAATGGATATGCACGACAGCCATTGCAATCTCGATGCAAATAAGATAAATTGGTACTCAAACATATATGGAGTTGGGAAAAGCACTAAAGATTCCTCCTATAGCCAGAATGAACATGATTCAAATTACAGACATACAGCTATGCAAAGCAGAGCACACAGTGCTGATCTGTGTCTGCCTGTCTCCATCACACCAGAGTCAAGCTTGGATAATGTCACTGGCAGACGCTCTCCCTTTGAATGCTGCTCATCTGTGGAACCTGAACAGATCTCAGGCACTGAGACCACAGAGTTACACTTATCTTTTAGTGCTGTGGGCCAGTCATACCATGGACATGTTCATTATCACTGCCTACCACAGGACAACATGCACTTATCATATGGAGACTCAGATCAAAAACACCACTCTGATCCTTCAGGTGAGTCGAGTGACGACGAGGTTGATACCTCTGCCACCCCAGGTCTGAGTCACCTGAAGCAGCACTTTGCTAAAGGGGCAACAGACCAAGTTCTCTTGCTGGACATTAGCACCAAACCGGCTGAGCTGCTTGTATCCTGTAAACGCAGATCTGACAGAGAAGAGAGAGGGGTTCGAGAAAAGGACACGTTTGAAACTAGAATCAGGAATCATGATGGAgtccaaagaaaagaaacaacaccAAGGGACGAGATGAAAAAAATTAGTGCTAGGACTGAGAGTTTGGATGAGACAAAATCTTGGGATGGACAAGCAAATACCGATAAAAGAAAATCTGCGGGTAAAGACCAAAGCAGACCAGGAGCTGAGGTTATACAAAAAACTGGCATTGTGATTGAGAACCAAATCAATACCTGGACACCCTGCTCAGCTCCTACTGTGTCAAACTCTGTACAAGCCTCCATGCCATCCACCTCGTCTGTTGGCATACCCGCTACCCTTTCAGCCAGCGTGCCATCAAACATATCAGCTCATCTGTCAAGTCCTGCTCACCAACCTTTCCAGTGTTCTCTATGCGATCGTTCCTTTAGCCAGCGAGGCTCTCTGAATAGACATGTGCGCAGTCACCTTGGCGTAAGGCCCTTCCCCTGTCCCCACTGCCCCATGACCTTTTCACGGCAGTACCGTGTCACAGAGCACATGCGTGTCCACCAACGCTGCATACTTGGGACTGACTTTCAAAAGCCTCCTGCCTCTTCGGTTTGTGACAATGaagaaaagcatcaaaactgA
- the ddias gene encoding uncharacterized protein ddias isoform X1, with protein MTVRRALVDCAVLSLQDTCVFYPSCKGCFSRIDVEQQDTTRYRCFRCGYRCLKEQVDYRYRLSLSVTRDSRIFGVTVFGSTLNPFFGIHASELQKLVENLDGSVEPSTRFALLGKAVEDCFIGRHFIFGLKASETENGPWFGGSFLNGCSSKDRGQFVASQMILPKAPGLAGCTVISYYRRLLQKVSAYEGKTSRLPEATLLLIHDHSPTNSSINATLSASGLLSPSLQRSKYQDCTLTPTPPWQQSLGIITSSAEQEDGCSTQDSGDENSRQTDSSITSHPAQRGCLEDHNIIQERSPLLSAEHSFCGNPSIVKNPNSSVKKAVGNGPILNTFSPSQPECERYSASVTELCPRQLNRTLLSSSLAWDDLPFSESLAAFLCEENRDFFSETESNQAVQKETPRKTLETSNSATDSTSACQRNTHMTHSYSQIFLDITNTHGSDGADRHDLSKQASKNPLERINRSEERNLCSHEYDQQDEEDSSQCYDKDEEQLQGDAYNCSADLFSSSPMISTNTEMLNTNGESVRTTTEASPLFTKLDQQHQHDENVNVACSTPAKHNLKRSKCTNRDSLIPQITQDLEFIPPSQSTPIVKVGAMSKSPAYLDRQLTGNFRSQFDNQDSGAFSVNLHQLDSKKQAKTLTSVVCKLNTLKANKLFQCDRQSAKEDSMRSRTSSRCSYRPTPERRLWKPNKQNHLQAEQLMRVQKEDLNLESAGTVNHQLNSRVYRGTVCNDDDSEVIVPPTPAGRTQFSATPRRKRQTDTSSSSLGSAWDEQQGVKCKRTLLDQTCASSHRGKTVLKGSLDGSNDFLLDSENQTCDWSRDLFSDSV; from the exons ATGACTGTCAGACGGGCTCTTGTGGATTGTGCCGTGCTGTCTCTGCAAGATACCTGCGTGTTTTATCCGAGCTGTAAAGGCTGTTTCTCCAGGATTGATGTCGAACAACAGGACACGACGAG GTACAGATGCTTCAGATGTGGCTACAGGTGTCTGAAGGAACAGGTTGACTACAGGTATCGCCTCTCACTGAGCGTGACCCGGGACAGTCGCATATTTGGTGTCACAGTATTTGGAAGCACCTTAAACCCATTCTTTGGCATTCATGCAAGTGAATTACAGAA gTTGGTGGAGAACTTGGATGGATCAGTTGAACCCTCAACAAGATTCGCATTGTTGGGGAAGGCTGTTGAGGACTGTTTCATTGGCAGACATTTCATCTTTGGCTTAAAG gcaagtgaaacagaaaatggaCCTTGGTTTGGAGGATCTTTCCTGAATGGCTGTAGCAGTAAAGACCGAGGCCAGTTTGTTGCCAGTCAGATGATTCTCCCCAAAGCTCCTGGCCTggcaggctgcacagtgatcagTTATTATCGGAGGCTTCTTCAGAAAGTTTCAGCATATGAAGGAAAAACCTCCAGACTTCCAGAAGCAACCCTGCTTCTAATTCATGATCATTCTCCAACCAACAGCTCTATTAATGCCACACTTTCTGCCTCTGGTCTTCTGTCCCCATCACTGCAAAG ATCAAAGTACCAAGACTGCACACTTACTCCCACCCCTCCATGGCAACAGTCACTCGGAATAATTacttcatcagcagagcaggaGGATGGCTGCAGTACCCAGGACAGTGGCGAtgagaacagcagacagacggacagcaGCATAACATCACATCCTGCACAGAGAGGCTGCCTGGAGGACCATAACATCATCCAGGAGAGAAGTCCTCTTCTTTCTGCAGAGCACAGCTTTTGTGGTAATCCGTCAATTGTCAAAAACCCAAACTCATCTGTTAAGAAAGCTGTTGGAAACGGCCCCATCCTGAACACTTTTAGTCCGTCCCAGCCTGAGTGTGAAAGGTACAGCGCCAGTGTGACGGAGCTTTGTCCCAGACAACTTAACAGAACCCTTTTGTCCAGCTCCCTGGCATGGGACGATTTGCCTTTTTCTGAAAGTCTTGCAGCGTTTCTGTGTGAAGAAAACAGAGATTTTTTTAGTGAAACTGAGTCAAATCAAGCTGTGCAGAAAGAAACACCCAGAAAAACCCTGGAAACTTCCAATTCAGCAACTGACTCAACTTCTGCTTGTCAAAGAAACACTCACATGACGCACAGTTATTCACAGATATTCCTAGATATCACTAACACACATGGTTCAGACGGAGCTGACAGACATGATTTATCCAAACAAGCATCTAAGAATCCTCTGGAGCGCATTAACAGGAGTGAAGAAAGAAACCTGTGTTCCCATGAGTACGATCAGCAGGATGAGGAGGATAGTTCTCAGTGCTATGACAAGGATGAAGAGCAGCTTCAAGGAGACGCTTACAACTGTTCAGCGGACCTTTTCAGTAGCTCACCCATGATCAGTACCAACACAGAGATGCTCAACACAAACGGAGAAAGTGTCAGGACAACCACAGAAGCTTCCCCGCTGTTCACAAAGCTAGACCAACAGCATCAACATGATGAAAACGTTAATGTGGCATGTTCAACACCAGCCAAACACAACCTAAAAAGAAGTAAATGCACCAACAGGGACAGTTTAATTCCACAAATCACTCAAGATTTAGAATTCATCCCTCCCTCTCAGTCCACTCCCATTGTAAAAGTAGGTGCTATGTCAAAGTCACCTGCCTACTTAGACAGACAGTTGACTGGTAATTTCAGGTCACAGTTTGACAATCAAGATTCAGGagctttttctgtaaatttgcaCCAACTGGACAGTAAAAAGCAAGCAAAAACCTTGACATCTGTTGTTTGTAAACTGAACACTTTGAAGGCTAACAAGCTGTTCCAGTGCGACAGACAATCTGCAAAAGAAGACTCGATGCGGAGCAGGACATCCAGCAGATGCAGCTACAGACCTACCCCAGAAAGGAGGCTCTGGAAACCCAACAAACAAAATCATCTGCAGGCTGAGCAGCTCATGAGGGTGCAGAAAGAGGACCTAAACCTGGAATCAGCAGGAACAGTTAACCACCAATTAAACTCAAGAGTTTATCGTGGGACTGTGTGTAATGATGATGATAGCGAAGTAATTGTTCCCCCTACACCTGCTGGTAGAACACAATTTAGCGCGACGCCCAGAAGAAAAAGGCAGACTGATACCAGCAGCAGTAGTTTAGGTTCTGCCTGGGACGAACAGCAGGGAGTGAAGTGTAAAAGAACTCTGTTGGATCAAACTTGCGCATCATCTCACAGAGGCAAGACAGTTCTTAAGGGGAGTCTTGATGGATCTAATGATTTCCTCCTTGATAGTGAGAACCAGACATGTGATTGGTCCAGAGATCTGTTCTCAGACTCCGTCTGA
- the ddias gene encoding uncharacterized protein ddias isoform X2, with translation MILPKAPGLAGCTVISYYRRLLQKVSAYEGKTSRLPEATLLLIHDHSPTNSSINATLSASGLLSPSLQRSKYQDCTLTPTPPWQQSLGIITSSAEQEDGCSTQDSGDENSRQTDSSITSHPAQRGCLEDHNIIQERSPLLSAEHSFCGNPSIVKNPNSSVKKAVGNGPILNTFSPSQPECERYSASVTELCPRQLNRTLLSSSLAWDDLPFSESLAAFLCEENRDFFSETESNQAVQKETPRKTLETSNSATDSTSACQRNTHMTHSYSQIFLDITNTHGSDGADRHDLSKQASKNPLERINRSEERNLCSHEYDQQDEEDSSQCYDKDEEQLQGDAYNCSADLFSSSPMISTNTEMLNTNGESVRTTTEASPLFTKLDQQHQHDENVNVACSTPAKHNLKRSKCTNRDSLIPQITQDLEFIPPSQSTPIVKVGAMSKSPAYLDRQLTGNFRSQFDNQDSGAFSVNLHQLDSKKQAKTLTSVVCKLNTLKANKLFQCDRQSAKEDSMRSRTSSRCSYRPTPERRLWKPNKQNHLQAEQLMRVQKEDLNLESAGTVNHQLNSRVYRGTVCNDDDSEVIVPPTPAGRTQFSATPRRKRQTDTSSSSLGSAWDEQQGVKCKRTLLDQTCASSHRGKTVLKGSLDGSNDFLLDSENQTCDWSRDLFSDSV, from the exons ATGATTCTCCCCAAAGCTCCTGGCCTggcaggctgcacagtgatcagTTATTATCGGAGGCTTCTTCAGAAAGTTTCAGCATATGAAGGAAAAACCTCCAGACTTCCAGAAGCAACCCTGCTTCTAATTCATGATCATTCTCCAACCAACAGCTCTATTAATGCCACACTTTCTGCCTCTGGTCTTCTGTCCCCATCACTGCAAAG ATCAAAGTACCAAGACTGCACACTTACTCCCACCCCTCCATGGCAACAGTCACTCGGAATAATTacttcatcagcagagcaggaGGATGGCTGCAGTACCCAGGACAGTGGCGAtgagaacagcagacagacggacagcaGCATAACATCACATCCTGCACAGAGAGGCTGCCTGGAGGACCATAACATCATCCAGGAGAGAAGTCCTCTTCTTTCTGCAGAGCACAGCTTTTGTGGTAATCCGTCAATTGTCAAAAACCCAAACTCATCTGTTAAGAAAGCTGTTGGAAACGGCCCCATCCTGAACACTTTTAGTCCGTCCCAGCCTGAGTGTGAAAGGTACAGCGCCAGTGTGACGGAGCTTTGTCCCAGACAACTTAACAGAACCCTTTTGTCCAGCTCCCTGGCATGGGACGATTTGCCTTTTTCTGAAAGTCTTGCAGCGTTTCTGTGTGAAGAAAACAGAGATTTTTTTAGTGAAACTGAGTCAAATCAAGCTGTGCAGAAAGAAACACCCAGAAAAACCCTGGAAACTTCCAATTCAGCAACTGACTCAACTTCTGCTTGTCAAAGAAACACTCACATGACGCACAGTTATTCACAGATATTCCTAGATATCACTAACACACATGGTTCAGACGGAGCTGACAGACATGATTTATCCAAACAAGCATCTAAGAATCCTCTGGAGCGCATTAACAGGAGTGAAGAAAGAAACCTGTGTTCCCATGAGTACGATCAGCAGGATGAGGAGGATAGTTCTCAGTGCTATGACAAGGATGAAGAGCAGCTTCAAGGAGACGCTTACAACTGTTCAGCGGACCTTTTCAGTAGCTCACCCATGATCAGTACCAACACAGAGATGCTCAACACAAACGGAGAAAGTGTCAGGACAACCACAGAAGCTTCCCCGCTGTTCACAAAGCTAGACCAACAGCATCAACATGATGAAAACGTTAATGTGGCATGTTCAACACCAGCCAAACACAACCTAAAAAGAAGTAAATGCACCAACAGGGACAGTTTAATTCCACAAATCACTCAAGATTTAGAATTCATCCCTCCCTCTCAGTCCACTCCCATTGTAAAAGTAGGTGCTATGTCAAAGTCACCTGCCTACTTAGACAGACAGTTGACTGGTAATTTCAGGTCACAGTTTGACAATCAAGATTCAGGagctttttctgtaaatttgcaCCAACTGGACAGTAAAAAGCAAGCAAAAACCTTGACATCTGTTGTTTGTAAACTGAACACTTTGAAGGCTAACAAGCTGTTCCAGTGCGACAGACAATCTGCAAAAGAAGACTCGATGCGGAGCAGGACATCCAGCAGATGCAGCTACAGACCTACCCCAGAAAGGAGGCTCTGGAAACCCAACAAACAAAATCATCTGCAGGCTGAGCAGCTCATGAGGGTGCAGAAAGAGGACCTAAACCTGGAATCAGCAGGAACAGTTAACCACCAATTAAACTCAAGAGTTTATCGTGGGACTGTGTGTAATGATGATGATAGCGAAGTAATTGTTCCCCCTACACCTGCTGGTAGAACACAATTTAGCGCGACGCCCAGAAGAAAAAGGCAGACTGATACCAGCAGCAGTAGTTTAGGTTCTGCCTGGGACGAACAGCAGGGAGTGAAGTGTAAAAGAACTCTGTTGGATCAAACTTGCGCATCATCTCACAGAGGCAAGACAGTTCTTAAGGGGAGTCTTGATGGATCTAATGATTTCCTCCTTGATAGTGAGAACCAGACATGTGATTGGTCCAGAGATCTGTTCTCAGACTCCGTCTGA
- the ddias gene encoding DNA damage-induced apoptosis suppressor protein isoform X3, giving the protein MTVRRALVDCAVLSLQDTCVFYPSCKGCFSRIDVEQQDTTRYRCFRCGYRCLKEQVDYRYRLSLSVTRDSRIFGVTVFGSTLNPFFGIHASELQKLVENLDGSVEPSTRFALLGKAVEDCFIGRHFIFGLKASETENGPWFGGSFLNGCSSKDRGQFVASQMILPKAPGLAGCTVISYYRRLLQKVSAYEGKTSRLPEATLLLIHDHSPTNSSINATLSASGLLSPSLQSTKTAHLLPPLHGNSHSE; this is encoded by the exons ATGACTGTCAGACGGGCTCTTGTGGATTGTGCCGTGCTGTCTCTGCAAGATACCTGCGTGTTTTATCCGAGCTGTAAAGGCTGTTTCTCCAGGATTGATGTCGAACAACAGGACACGACGAG GTACAGATGCTTCAGATGTGGCTACAGGTGTCTGAAGGAACAGGTTGACTACAGGTATCGCCTCTCACTGAGCGTGACCCGGGACAGTCGCATATTTGGTGTCACAGTATTTGGAAGCACCTTAAACCCATTCTTTGGCATTCATGCAAGTGAATTACAGAA gTTGGTGGAGAACTTGGATGGATCAGTTGAACCCTCAACAAGATTCGCATTGTTGGGGAAGGCTGTTGAGGACTGTTTCATTGGCAGACATTTCATCTTTGGCTTAAAG gcaagtgaaacagaaaatggaCCTTGGTTTGGAGGATCTTTCCTGAATGGCTGTAGCAGTAAAGACCGAGGCCAGTTTGTTGCCAGTCAGATGATTCTCCCCAAAGCTCCTGGCCTggcaggctgcacagtgatcagTTATTATCGGAGGCTTCTTCAGAAAGTTTCAGCATATGAAGGAAAAACCTCCAGACTTCCAGAAGCAACCCTGCTTCTAATTCATGATCATTCTCCAACCAACAGCTCTATTAATGCCACACTTTCTGCCTCTGGTCTTCTGTCCCCATCACTGCAAAG TACCAAGACTGCACACTTACTCCCACCCCTCCATGGCAACAGTCACTCGGAATAA